From Domibacillus sp. DTU_2020_1001157_1_SI_ALB_TIR_016, a single genomic window includes:
- a CDS encoding DUF262 domain-containing protein, with protein MKITPTTLSINQLLGSSNEQFVIPAYQRRYSWGEKQWADLFHDIKLLSQRDSHLLGTILCLATNYSIGIIR; from the coding sequence ATGAAAATCACTCCAACCACTTTAAGTATCAATCAATTACTGGGTAGTAGTAATGAGCAATTTGTTATCCCCGCCTATCAAAGACGGTATTCTTGGGGAGAAAAACAATGGGCGGATTTGTTTCATGATATTAAGTTGTTAAGCCAGCGGGACTCTCACCTATTAGGAACTATTCTTTGTCTTGCTACTAATTATTCTATTGGAATAATACGTTAG